One Stenotrophomonas maltophilia DNA window includes the following coding sequences:
- a CDS encoding LysR family transcriptional regulator, whose amino-acid sequence MIDLRLLRQFVAVAEELHFHRAAARLHMSQPPLTAAIRRLEDELGSELIVRGNRTLGLTVAGQTLLVEARATLQRAEQALQRTREAAAGQSGSLRVGYVGSALYGRLPGLIRRFRQQYPQVQLHLQEATSRQQQLWLREQRIDVGVLIPPIPAAELVLYDFDHDRLAIALPRAHALANAPEVSVAMLADEPFVSWPAGEGIGFHAQVLGLCTAAGFTPRVVQEAQGMHAVLSLVAVEAGVAIVPASMASFRPQEIVYRVLESEAARFALQFCMRPEQPSPVLRNFLQTAGTN is encoded by the coding sequence ATGATCGACCTGCGCCTGCTTCGCCAGTTCGTGGCCGTGGCCGAAGAGCTGCACTTCCACCGCGCCGCAGCCCGCCTGCACATGTCGCAGCCGCCGCTGACCGCGGCAATACGACGGCTGGAAGACGAACTCGGAAGTGAACTGATCGTGCGCGGCAACCGCACCCTGGGTCTGACCGTGGCCGGGCAGACGCTGCTGGTGGAGGCACGGGCAACGCTGCAGCGGGCCGAGCAGGCATTGCAGCGCACGCGCGAAGCCGCCGCCGGACAGTCCGGCAGTCTGCGCGTGGGCTATGTGGGCAGTGCGCTGTATGGCCGGTTGCCGGGCCTGATCCGCCGCTTCCGCCAGCAGTACCCGCAGGTGCAGCTGCATCTGCAGGAAGCGACCTCGCGTCAGCAGCAGCTGTGGCTGCGTGAGCAGCGCATCGATGTCGGCGTGTTGATCCCACCGATTCCCGCCGCCGAGCTGGTGCTGTACGACTTCGACCACGACCGCCTGGCGATTGCGCTGCCGCGTGCACATGCGCTGGCCAACGCGCCGGAGGTCAGCGTGGCGATGCTCGCCGATGAGCCGTTCGTTTCATGGCCGGCGGGCGAGGGCATCGGCTTTCATGCGCAGGTGCTGGGCCTGTGTACCGCTGCGGGCTTCACCCCGCGCGTGGTGCAGGAAGCGCAGGGCATGCACGCGGTGCTGTCGCTGGTGGCGGTGGAGGCGGGCGTGGCGATCGTTCCGGCCAGCATGGCCAGCTTCCGCCCGCAGGAGATCGTCTATCGCGTGCTGGAGAGCGAAGCCGCCCGTTTCGCCCTGCAGTTCTGCATGAGGCCGGAACAACCGTCGCCGGTGCTGCGCAATTTCCTGCAGACGGCGGGCACCAACTGA
- the smqnr gene encoding SmQnr family pentapeptide repeat protein → MSPTVHRKLHIGADQYTGQKVVDQQFYECDFSGADLTATEFINCSFYDAENRAGCRFNGATLKEASFRSCDISMCHFSFIKALGLEISECRAQGADFSNASFMNQITTRSWFCSAFIKKSNLRYANFSRVTLEKCELWENRWDGANVSGASFAGSDLSGGQFEGIDWNSANFTDCNLTNSELGELDLRSTNLRGATLDVQQVALLMQRIGITVVP, encoded by the coding sequence ATGTCCCCCACCGTTCACCGCAAGCTGCACATCGGCGCGGACCAGTACACCGGCCAGAAAGTGGTCGACCAGCAGTTCTACGAATGCGATTTCTCCGGCGCTGACCTCACCGCCACCGAGTTCATCAACTGCAGCTTCTATGACGCTGAAAACCGCGCCGGTTGCCGCTTCAACGGCGCCACATTGAAGGAAGCCAGCTTCCGTAGTTGCGACATCAGCATGTGCCACTTCAGTTTCATCAAGGCGCTGGGCCTGGAGATCAGTGAGTGCCGTGCGCAGGGCGCGGACTTCAGCAACGCCAGCTTCATGAACCAGATCACCACGCGCAGCTGGTTCTGCAGTGCCTTCATCAAGAAGTCGAACCTGCGCTACGCGAACTTCTCGCGGGTCACGCTGGAGAAGTGCGAGCTGTGGGAGAACCGCTGGGATGGCGCGAATGTGAGCGGTGCCAGCTTCGCAGGATCGGATCTGTCCGGGGGGCAGTTCGAGGGGATCGACTGGAACAGTGCCAACTTCACCGACTGCAACCTGACCAACTCGGAGCTGGGTGAGCTGGACCTGCGCAGCACCAATCTGCGCGGCGCCACGCTGGATGTGCAGCAGGTGGCGCTGTTGATGCAGCGCATCGGCATCACCGTGGTGCCGTAG
- a CDS encoding response regulator transcription factor, which translates to MPRVLTIEDDLVTAEEIATELRSHGFDVDVASDGSNGLALARAGDYAVITLDRMLPGIDGLALVTTLRREGITTPVLMISALSDVDERVRGLRAGGDDYLTKPFASDEMAARVEVLIRRQGPTGAIDNVLRAGDLELDLMTRSARRGGHEIALLPTEFKLLEFLVRNAGQVVTRSMLFQEVWGYHFDPGTNLIDVHIGRVRKRIEQPGRPQPIMTVRGTGYVFDAQS; encoded by the coding sequence ATGCCGCGCGTACTCACCATCGAGGACGATCTTGTCACCGCCGAGGAGATCGCCACCGAACTGCGCAGCCATGGCTTCGACGTGGACGTGGCCAGCGACGGCAGCAACGGCCTGGCGCTGGCACGTGCAGGCGACTACGCGGTGATCACCCTGGACCGCATGCTGCCCGGCATCGACGGGCTGGCCCTGGTCACTACGTTGCGCCGTGAAGGCATCACCACGCCGGTGCTGATGATCAGCGCGCTGTCGGACGTGGATGAACGCGTGCGTGGCCTGCGCGCCGGCGGCGACGACTACCTGACCAAGCCCTTCGCCTCCGATGAGATGGCTGCACGCGTGGAAGTGCTGATCCGGCGCCAGGGCCCGACTGGCGCCATCGACAACGTACTGCGCGCCGGCGACCTGGAACTGGACCTGATGACCCGTTCGGCGCGACGCGGTGGCCACGAGATTGCACTGCTGCCCACCGAGTTCAAGCTGCTCGAATTCCTGGTCCGCAACGCCGGCCAGGTGGTCACCCGCAGCATGCTGTTCCAGGAAGTCTGGGGTTACCACTTCGATCCGGGCACCAACCTGATCGATGTGCATATCGGCCGCGTGCGCAAACGCATCGAACAACCCGGCCGGCCGCAGCCGATCATGACCGTACGTGGAACCGGCTATGTCTTCGACGCGCAATCCTGA
- a CDS encoding MFS transporter has translation MAPISMLSVPSHSQQRWTLLAVCLAALALPLSFSAGAVAVPALARSAASSPTALAWVTNAFMLTFGSLLLAAGGLADRYGRRRLFLLGTAGFSIATAVVCLAPTLLWLDLARGLQGVAAAAALASGTAALAHAWQGPERARVFALLGTTFGAGLALGPLLAGLLLQALGWRSVFAAGGVLTLAALALGARVLPESHGECGRLDVGGMLGFSLMLAALTLALLWLGEFGLHAVRVQLALLATLLLGGVFVYIERLHRSPLLDLSLFSQPAFLGVQLLPVATCFGYVVLLVVLPLQLLGVHAQCATLVGLQMLALSAPMLVLPMLAARWAERVGSARLCTLGLLVCASGLYLLSHHASHPSPSQWVPLLMLIGAGTALPWGLMDGLSVGVVPVQRAGMAAGIFGTVRVAGEGIALAAVTALLALLIGHQLQGASPASLARAGAYLATGAHAQAQALLPAMSGAQLQQASAEALAILLRVLALLTAACAVLLHLLLRRPALAVIRTDS, from the coding sequence ATGGCCCCGATTTCGATGCTTTCCGTACCTTCCCACTCGCAGCAGCGGTGGACGCTGCTTGCCGTCTGCCTGGCCGCGCTGGCGCTGCCGTTGTCCTTCTCGGCCGGTGCCGTCGCGGTGCCGGCGCTGGCCCGTTCCGCGGCGTCGTCGCCGACTGCGCTGGCGTGGGTCACCAACGCCTTCATGCTCACCTTCGGAAGCCTGTTGCTCGCTGCCGGTGGCCTGGCCGATCGTTATGGTCGGCGGCGATTGTTCCTGCTGGGTACGGCGGGCTTCAGCATCGCCACGGCCGTCGTTTGCCTGGCCCCTACGCTGCTGTGGCTGGATCTGGCGCGCGGGCTGCAGGGCGTTGCCGCTGCAGCGGCGCTGGCATCGGGCACGGCTGCGCTGGCGCATGCCTGGCAAGGGCCGGAGCGTGCCCGTGTGTTCGCCCTGCTGGGCACCACATTCGGTGCGGGGTTGGCGCTGGGGCCGTTGCTCGCCGGTCTGCTGCTGCAGGCATTGGGATGGCGTAGCGTGTTCGCGGCGGGTGGTGTGCTGACATTGGCGGCCCTTGCGCTGGGGGCGCGCGTGTTGCCCGAAAGCCATGGCGAGTGCGGGCGGCTAGATGTCGGCGGGATGCTTGGCTTCAGCCTGATGCTGGCGGCGTTGACCCTGGCCCTGCTGTGGCTGGGTGAATTCGGCCTGCATGCCGTGCGCGTGCAGCTGGCGCTATTGGCGACGCTGCTGCTGGGTGGAGTGTTCGTCTACATCGAACGACTGCACCGCTCACCGCTGCTGGACCTCTCACTGTTCTCGCAACCGGCGTTCCTGGGTGTCCAGCTGCTGCCGGTCGCAACCTGCTTCGGCTACGTGGTGCTGCTGGTGGTACTGCCGCTGCAGTTGCTGGGCGTGCATGCACAGTGCGCGACATTGGTCGGGCTGCAGATGCTGGCCTTGTCCGCGCCGATGCTGGTGCTGCCGATGCTGGCTGCGCGCTGGGCGGAGCGCGTTGGAAGTGCACGGCTGTGCACGCTGGGCCTGCTGGTCTGTGCCTCTGGCCTGTATCTGTTGTCGCACCACGCATCGCATCCGTCGCCCTCGCAGTGGGTGCCGTTGCTGATGCTGATCGGCGCTGGAACGGCCCTGCCGTGGGGCCTGATGGATGGGCTGTCGGTCGGTGTGGTGCCGGTGCAGCGTGCGGGCATGGCCGCCGGCATTTTCGGAACCGTGCGGGTGGCCGGTGAGGGCATCGCATTGGCCGCAGTCACTGCCTTGCTTGCGCTGCTGATCGGCCACCAGCTGCAGGGAGCATCGCCCGCATCGTTGGCGCGCGCCGGTGCCTATCTGGCGACGGGTGCGCATGCACAGGCACAGGCACTGCTTCCGGCGATGAGCGGCGCACAGCTGCAGCAGGCCAGTGCCGAGGCGCTGGCGATACTGCTGCGTGTCCTGGCGCTGCTGACCGCCGCATGCGCTGTGCTGTTGCACCTGCTGCTGCGGCGGCCAGCGTTGGCCGTGATCAGAACCGATAGCTGA
- a CDS encoding DeoR/GlpR family DNA-binding transcription regulator → MSSDPSPLPAQRTQQILEELRQQGRVVAAELARRYAVSEDSIRRDLRELAAQGLCQRVYGGAVLPPPKERPLRERLTRDRGDKAELAARVCALLQPGQVVLLDAGSTNLAIAQQLPAALGLTVITNAPQIATAASMLEGTSVQLIGGRLASGGGAVGAEALAQVQRLRADVYLPGPCAVDGDTGVWAMDAEEATLKRAMVACSSRVIVAATTEKLGARGNWQIASLDEIDDLVLTTTAPPALAARFRAAGIAVHPKPP, encoded by the coding sequence ATGAGCTCCGATCCCAGCCCCCTCCCCGCCCAGCGGACCCAGCAGATCCTCGAGGAACTGCGCCAGCAGGGCCGCGTGGTCGCCGCCGAACTGGCGCGCCGCTATGCCGTCTCCGAAGATTCGATCCGCCGCGACCTGCGCGAGCTGGCCGCCCAAGGCCTGTGCCAGCGCGTCTACGGCGGCGCCGTGCTGCCGCCGCCCAAGGAACGGCCGCTGCGCGAGCGCCTGACCCGCGACCGCGGCGACAAGGCCGAGCTGGCCGCACGCGTCTGCGCGCTGCTGCAACCGGGCCAGGTGGTACTGCTCGATGCAGGCTCGACCAATCTGGCGATCGCCCAGCAGTTGCCGGCCGCTCTCGGGCTGACGGTGATCACCAATGCCCCGCAGATCGCCACCGCCGCCAGCATGCTTGAAGGCACCTCGGTGCAGCTGATCGGCGGCCGCCTGGCCAGCGGTGGCGGCGCGGTCGGTGCCGAAGCGTTGGCCCAGGTGCAGCGCCTGCGTGCCGACGTGTACCTGCCCGGCCCATGCGCGGTGGACGGTGACACCGGCGTGTGGGCGATGGATGCCGAAGAAGCCACGCTGAAGCGCGCGATGGTGGCCTGCAGCAGCCGTGTCATCGTCGCTGCCACCACCGAAAAGCTCGGTGCGCGCGGCAACTGGCAGATCGCCAGCCTGGACGAGATTGACGACCTGGTGCTGACCACCACCGCACCGCCCGCACTGGCAGCTCGCTTCCGCGCCGCCGGTATCGCGGTGCACCCCAAGCCTCCCTGA
- a CDS encoding LysR substrate-binding domain-containing protein, whose translation MDSISALLAFVRTAEAGSIVGAARVLGLSASAVGKRIARLEQELGTRLFQRTTRRVHLTDEGELLLQRCRRALDELSEAQADLAQRQHAPSGLLRIGLPTIGYRFLLPVLPGFQQRYPQVQLELDFNDRIVDVVSEGLDAVIRSGELADSSLTARRLGGFRFILCAAPGYLQAHGTPGDVSDLRMHTALRFRYPTTGKLHPWQLPGIEGDAGARLPTAMTCNNMEAVLAAAIGCMGLAWMPDFLAADALADGRLQQVLPALSTHQGQFSLLWPGGRHPSARLRVFIDYAVANLFRGDEA comes from the coding sequence ATGGATTCCATCTCTGCCCTGCTGGCCTTCGTCCGTACCGCCGAAGCAGGCAGCATCGTCGGCGCCGCTCGCGTCCTCGGCCTGTCCGCGTCGGCCGTGGGCAAGCGCATCGCCCGCCTTGAACAGGAACTCGGCACCCGCCTGTTCCAGCGCACCACCCGCCGCGTGCACCTCACCGACGAAGGCGAACTGCTGTTGCAGCGCTGCCGGCGTGCACTGGACGAGCTTTCCGAAGCACAGGCGGATCTGGCACAGCGTCAGCACGCGCCCAGTGGGCTGCTGCGCATCGGACTGCCCACCATCGGCTACCGCTTCCTGTTGCCGGTACTGCCGGGGTTCCAGCAGCGCTACCCGCAGGTGCAGCTGGAACTGGACTTCAACGATCGCATCGTTGATGTGGTCAGCGAAGGCCTCGACGCGGTGATACGCAGCGGTGAACTGGCCGATTCCAGCCTGACCGCACGGCGACTGGGCGGGTTTCGTTTCATCCTCTGTGCGGCGCCGGGCTATCTGCAGGCGCACGGCACGCCCGGTGATGTGAGCGATCTGCGCATGCATACCGCGCTGCGCTTCCGTTACCCCACCACCGGAAAGCTGCACCCGTGGCAGCTGCCGGGTATCGAAGGCGATGCCGGCGCGCGCCTTCCCACGGCGATGACCTGCAACAACATGGAGGCCGTACTGGCCGCTGCGATCGGTTGCATGGGCCTGGCCTGGATGCCGGACTTCCTCGCAGCCGACGCGCTGGCCGATGGCCGCCTGCAACAGGTACTGCCCGCGCTGTCCACGCACCAGGGGCAGTTCTCGTTGCTCTGGCCCGGTGGGCGCCATCCCAGTGCACGCCTGCGGGTGTTCATCGACTACGCCGTTGCCAACCTGTTCCGCGGCGACGAGGCATAG
- a CDS encoding PLP-dependent aminotransferase family protein, protein MPRPLTRIESVIQAVRTRINARVDGPGSRLPSVRAQAAAMGVSVSTVVEAYERLAAEGVISARAGSGFYVSGPVAPLALAEMEPRLDRAVDPLWVSRQSLETPAGHLKPGCGWMPSDWLYQDGMRRGLRRLARVDAAHLVDYAGPLGLPPLRQLLQRRAAALGIDAPMEQILLTESGTHAVDLLCRFLLKPGDCVLVDDPSYFNYHALLKAHQVQAIGVPYTHSGPDLEAFAQALQAHSPRLYITNSGLHNPTGAVLSASTAHRLLGLAERSELIIVEDDIFADFELQPAPRLAALDGLSRVIHVGSFSKTLSAASRCGYIAARHDWIEALTDLKLATSFGGGHLAAQLMHVALTDSGYRRHMQSIRSRLADARRHTLRKLQTLGITPWLQPEAGLFLWCQLPDGRDAAALARQCLREGIVLAPGNAFSQSQRAADYVRFNVSQCQDPRIWQVLARELR, encoded by the coding sequence ATGCCACGCCCCCTGACCCGTATCGAATCCGTCATCCAGGCGGTACGCACCCGCATCAACGCGCGGGTCGATGGCCCCGGCTCGCGCCTGCCTTCGGTACGGGCGCAGGCGGCGGCAATGGGGGTATCGGTCTCCACCGTGGTCGAGGCCTACGAGCGCCTGGCCGCCGAGGGTGTGATCAGCGCGCGCGCGGGCTCGGGCTTCTACGTCAGCGGGCCGGTCGCACCGCTCGCGCTGGCCGAGATGGAGCCGCGGCTGGACCGCGCGGTGGATCCGCTGTGGGTGTCGCGGCAATCGCTGGAAACACCGGCCGGCCATCTCAAGCCGGGCTGCGGCTGGATGCCCAGCGATTGGCTGTACCAGGACGGCATGCGCCGTGGCCTGCGCCGGCTGGCACGCGTCGACGCAGCGCATCTGGTCGACTATGCCGGCCCGCTGGGCCTGCCGCCGCTACGCCAGCTGCTGCAGCGACGCGCTGCCGCGCTGGGCATCGATGCGCCGATGGAGCAGATCCTGCTGACCGAATCCGGTACGCACGCGGTCGATCTGCTCTGCCGTTTCCTGCTCAAGCCCGGCGACTGCGTGCTTGTGGATGACCCGAGCTACTTCAACTACCACGCGTTGCTGAAGGCGCACCAGGTGCAGGCCATCGGCGTGCCGTACACGCACAGCGGCCCGGACCTGGAGGCGTTCGCGCAGGCGCTGCAGGCGCATTCGCCGCGGCTGTACATCACCAACTCCGGCCTGCACAACCCTACCGGCGCGGTGCTTTCCGCGAGCACCGCACACCGCCTGCTGGGCCTGGCCGAACGCAGCGAACTGATCATCGTCGAGGACGACATCTTCGCCGACTTCGAACTGCAGCCAGCGCCGCGACTGGCCGCGCTCGATGGGCTGTCGCGGGTGATCCACGTCGGCAGTTTCTCCAAGACGCTGTCGGCAGCCTCCCGCTGCGGCTACATCGCGGCACGCCATGACTGGATCGAGGCGCTGACCGACCTGAAGCTGGCAACCAGCTTCGGCGGTGGCCATCTGGCCGCGCAGTTGATGCACGTCGCGCTGACCGACAGCGGCTACCGCCGCCACATGCAGTCGATACGTTCGCGCCTGGCCGATGCGCGCCGGCACACACTGCGGAAACTGCAGACGCTGGGCATCACGCCGTGGCTGCAGCCGGAAGCCGGGCTGTTCCTGTGGTGCCAGCTGCCCGATGGCCGCGATGCCGCCGCACTGGCCCGGCAATGCCTGCGCGAGGGCATCGTGCTGGCACCGGGCAACGCGTTCAGCCAGTCGCAGCGCGCGGCCGACTATGTACGTTTCAACGTTTCGCAGTGCCAGGACCCGAGGATCTGGCAGGTACTGGCGCGGGAACTGCGCTGA
- a CDS encoding SDR family NAD(P)-dependent oxidoreductase, with translation MQPISRISFEGQVGLVTGAAGGLGLAYSRLLAERGAQVLMHDVGAGTDGRGADPQRILRSVEALQRQGLPVQAASGPIDHRAGCHALVQELLQAHGRIDFMIHNAGWVEYQTLEAIEDDALEQMLCLAAKTPLWLAQAAWPAMRAAGGGRIVITTSDRALYPQYAQRGLSAYAMGKLAALGLVNVLALEGAEHGIVVNAVSPVAKTRMWGIDGEPDELHPDAVAQGVAYLASTRCPDGGWVLRASNGQFHALRLQEAEHVAYPRDLRAVSADSIESVALQWPAIARASVDARC, from the coding sequence ATGCAGCCAATTTCTCGTATTTCCTTCGAAGGCCAGGTGGGCCTGGTGACCGGTGCCGCGGGTGGGTTGGGCCTGGCCTACAGTCGACTGCTGGCCGAGCGCGGTGCGCAGGTGCTGATGCATGACGTCGGCGCCGGTACCGACGGCCGCGGCGCCGATCCACAGCGCATCCTGCGCAGCGTCGAAGCGCTGCAGCGGCAGGGTTTGCCGGTGCAGGCCGCAAGCGGTCCCATCGACCATCGTGCCGGTTGCCATGCGCTGGTGCAGGAACTGCTGCAGGCGCACGGTCGCATTGACTTCATGATCCACAACGCCGGCTGGGTCGAGTACCAGACGCTGGAAGCGATCGAGGACGACGCGCTGGAGCAGATGCTGTGCCTGGCCGCGAAGACGCCGCTGTGGCTGGCGCAGGCGGCGTGGCCGGCAATGCGCGCGGCGGGCGGTGGGCGCATCGTCATCACCACGTCCGATCGCGCGCTGTATCCGCAGTACGCACAGCGCGGGCTGTCCGCTTACGCGATGGGCAAGTTGGCGGCGCTGGGCCTGGTCAATGTGCTGGCGCTAGAGGGCGCCGAGCATGGCATCGTGGTCAACGCGGTTTCGCCGGTGGCAAAGACGCGCATGTGGGGCATCGACGGCGAGCCCGACGAACTGCATCCGGACGCGGTCGCGCAGGGCGTGGCCTATCTGGCGTCCACGCGCTGCCCGGACGGCGGCTGGGTGCTGCGCGCAAGCAATGGCCAGTTCCACGCACTGCGCCTGCAGGAGGCCGAGCATGTGGCGTATCCGCGCGATCTGCGCGCGGTCAGTGCCGACAGCATCGAGTCGGTGGCGCTGCAATGGCCAGCCATTGCCCGCGCCAGCGTGGACGCGCGCTGCTGA
- a CDS encoding sensor histidine kinase — protein MSSTRNPDHWRSSSSRLLGLYCILFVAWSSLLLGVMYWRISDYLSDLTESGLQQRAHLFMSFDGPALDEALRDSQRFDLHQVYTYGLFDKAGMPMAGPLTAIPGGLPLDGNSHAVDGWTLADGRHENGGSALGVVTRDGRTLVFVRQNGKLMAVNSIILDALLWGVSLTVIPGLVGWHLLRRRPLKRIQQIEAATNRIVAGDLGQRLPVSSRRDEIDRLSSIVNAMLERIEQLMTEVKGVCDSIAHDLRTPLTRLRAHLYRMRVGLDEQDPHADPLDKALAETDMLMARFTALLRVSELESHQRRSAFDAVDVTELLQELHQFYLPLAEEKQQLLELQVDPQVGPLRGDRELLFEAVANLLSNALQFTPAQGRILLRAVDDHGAPRIDVIDNGPGIPPQDRTLIYQRFFRGSSSAGQGPGFGLGLSIVAAIAGLHGFRVRAGSAPGGGAWMSIRGATDGLP, from the coding sequence ATGTCTTCGACGCGCAATCCTGACCACTGGCGTTCCTCCAGCAGCAGGCTGCTGGGCCTGTACTGCATCCTGTTCGTGGCGTGGTCGAGCCTGCTGCTGGGCGTGATGTACTGGCGCATCTCGGATTACCTGAGTGACCTGACCGAATCGGGCCTGCAGCAGCGCGCGCACCTTTTCATGAGCTTCGACGGCCCGGCACTGGATGAAGCATTGCGTGACAGCCAGCGCTTCGATCTGCACCAGGTCTATACCTATGGATTGTTCGACAAGGCCGGCATGCCGATGGCGGGCCCGTTGACGGCGATCCCCGGGGGACTACCGCTGGATGGCAACTCGCATGCGGTCGACGGTTGGACGCTGGCCGATGGCCGGCACGAGAACGGTGGCAGTGCGCTGGGCGTGGTGACCCGGGATGGACGGACGCTGGTATTCGTGCGCCAGAACGGCAAGCTCATGGCGGTCAACAGCATCATCCTCGATGCACTGCTGTGGGGTGTGTCGCTGACCGTCATTCCCGGCCTGGTGGGCTGGCATCTGCTGCGCCGGCGCCCGTTGAAACGTATCCAGCAGATCGAAGCGGCCACCAATCGAATTGTTGCTGGCGACCTCGGCCAGCGCCTGCCGGTCTCCAGCCGTCGCGACGAGATCGATCGGCTGTCGAGCATCGTCAATGCAATGCTGGAACGCATCGAACAGCTGATGACCGAGGTCAAAGGTGTGTGCGACAGCATCGCCCACGATCTGCGCACCCCGCTCACCCGACTGCGCGCGCATCTGTACCGCATGCGCGTCGGCCTGGACGAGCAGGATCCCCATGCCGACCCGCTGGACAAGGCGCTGGCGGAAACAGACATGCTGATGGCGCGCTTCACCGCGCTGCTGCGGGTGTCCGAACTGGAGAGCCACCAGCGACGTTCGGCCTTCGACGCGGTCGACGTTACCGAGCTGCTGCAGGAACTGCACCAGTTCTACCTGCCACTGGCCGAGGAGAAGCAGCAGTTGCTGGAGCTGCAGGTGGACCCACAGGTGGGCCCGCTGCGTGGTGACCGAGAACTGTTGTTCGAAGCGGTGGCGAACCTGCTGTCCAACGCCCTGCAGTTCACCCCTGCGCAGGGCCGCATCCTGCTGCGTGCGGTCGATGATCACGGTGCCCCGAGGATCGATGTGATCGACAATGGGCCGGGCATTCCGCCGCAGGACCGCACGCTGATCTACCAGCGCTTCTTCCGCGGCAGCAGCAGTGCCGGCCAGGGGCCGGGATTCGGCCTGGGCCTGTCGATCGTGGCCGCCATTGCCGGCCTGCACGGCTTCCGTGTCCGCGCCGGCAGCGCCCCCGGCGGCGGTGCCTGGATGAGCATCCGCGGCGCGACTGACGGCCTGCCCTGA
- a CDS encoding DMT family transporter, with protein sequence MERSASGWINGFIGVVIFAGSLPATRLAVLQLDAGFVTAARATIAAVLGLGLLLLLRQPWPRRNDLPGLVVVSLGVVVGFPLLTALALRHASSAHTIVFLGLLPLSTAVFGVLRGGDRPRPAFWLFSLLGSACVVGYAVRNGIEASLQADLLMLAAIVVCGLGYAEGGRLARHLGGWQVISWALLLALPVMLPLTVLMRPASFTAVGASAWWALGYVAVFSMLVGFLFWYRGLAQGGIAAVGQLQLLQPFFGLALAALLLHEAVSLSMVLVTVVAVICVAGARRFSR encoded by the coding sequence GTGGAACGGTCGGCGAGTGGTTGGATCAATGGCTTCATCGGTGTGGTGATCTTCGCCGGCTCCCTGCCGGCCACCCGCCTGGCGGTGCTGCAGCTGGATGCCGGGTTCGTCACTGCCGCACGCGCCACCATCGCCGCCGTGCTTGGCCTGGGTCTGCTGCTTCTGCTGCGCCAGCCATGGCCGCGGCGCAATGACCTGCCGGGGCTGGTGGTGGTCAGCCTCGGCGTTGTGGTCGGCTTTCCGCTGCTGACGGCACTCGCGCTGCGCCATGCGTCGTCGGCGCATACCATCGTGTTCCTCGGCCTGTTGCCATTGAGCACTGCGGTATTCGGCGTGCTGCGCGGCGGCGATCGACCGCGCCCGGCGTTCTGGTTGTTCTCGCTGCTGGGCAGTGCCTGCGTGGTCGGCTATGCGGTGCGCAACGGCATCGAGGCGTCGTTGCAGGCCGACCTGCTGATGCTGGCGGCGATCGTGGTGTGCGGGCTGGGCTATGCCGAAGGTGGCCGGCTTGCCCGCCATCTCGGCGGTTGGCAGGTGATCAGCTGGGCGTTGCTGCTGGCCTTGCCGGTGATGCTGCCGCTGACAGTGCTGATGCGTCCGGCCTCGTTCACTGCGGTCGGTGCCTCGGCGTGGTGGGCACTGGGCTACGTGGCAGTGTTCAGCATGCTGGTCGGATTCCTGTTCTGGTACCGCGGCCTGGCGCAGGGCGGCATCGCCGCCGTCGGCCAACTGCAGTTGCTGCAGCCCTTCTTCGGCCTGGCCTTGGCCGCGCTGCTGCTGCACGAAGCGGTCAGCCTCAGCATGGTGCTGGTGACCGTGGTCGCGGTGATCTGCGTGGCCGGCGCGCGCCGCTTCAGCCGCTGA
- a CDS encoding class I SAM-dependent methyltransferase: MSTFSDPQAVARYAEAPLRQVPGFLALQQMSCLLLAERVPARGRVLVLGAGGGLELKAFAEAQPGWQLLGVDPAAPMLALAEQTLGPLNTRVELLEGYIDDAPDARFDGASCLLTLHFLDPAQRLHTLRELHRRLQPGAPLVVAHHSVPQDPAGKLRWLQRYAAFAEASGVAHADAQRAIDAIAERLPLLAPEQEVALLQEAGFNDVELFYAGFSFKGWVAYAG; the protein is encoded by the coding sequence ATGTCCACGTTCTCCGATCCGCAGGCGGTGGCCCGCTATGCCGAAGCGCCGCTGCGCCAGGTACCGGGTTTCCTCGCGTTGCAGCAGATGAGCTGCCTGCTGCTGGCCGAACGCGTTCCTGCGCGGGGCCGCGTGCTGGTGCTCGGCGCCGGTGGCGGGCTGGAGCTGAAGGCTTTTGCCGAGGCGCAGCCGGGCTGGCAGCTGCTGGGGGTCGACCCGGCCGCGCCGATGCTGGCCTTGGCCGAGCAGACACTGGGTCCGTTGAACACACGCGTCGAATTGCTGGAAGGCTACATCGACGATGCACCGGATGCGCGCTTCGACGGCGCCAGCTGCCTGCTGACCCTACACTTCCTGGACCCCGCGCAGCGCCTGCATACGCTGCGCGAGCTACACCGGCGCCTGCAACCCGGCGCGCCGCTGGTGGTGGCGCACCACAGCGTGCCACAGGACCCGGCCGGCAAGCTGCGCTGGTTGCAGCGCTACGCGGCGTTCGCCGAAGCCTCGGGGGTTGCCCACGCCGATGCGCAGCGCGCGATCGACGCCATTGCCGAGCGGTTACCGCTGCTGGCACCCGAGCAGGAGGTCGCGCTGCTGCAGGAGGCCGGCTTCAACGACGTGGAGCTGTTCTATGCCGGCTTCAGCTTCAAGGGCTGGGTGGCGTACGCCGGGTGA